From a region of the Archangium lipolyticum genome:
- a CDS encoding LamG-like jellyroll fold domain-containing protein, translated as MKLSGQKVNHINALTHDGKVVCFGTDVDGVLWYTVKRSGFEDTAIQEGADPFGFEAWKKVRLGESFADLSVIAAEKSTLADASGKVLVKTVYGDSAEATKSADAPVQLVSAMDHLYLFRQSPSGKILVNRFVLDGMTNELVPKLEVRFRRSRQRLEPQESTTSKNGFGADNLDYRDIDGKSFYEGAIELGFAGAVANGWFSPIFVPTAQNDRNRWHLFVVDAATAKLVLYTVGSGADGLFDVKDYLYGQSDPEDPERTLYRAIPGIIRRTIDLTGLTIAGGPAATTYDLQKEQMTDAGPQLIRDAMRVMLAVPVKAIGSDVVRTAALSFAIAADGTLSQIDPTPDQSTVLRSDTREVVTPLTLLDDIKEIASASPPPVGTVVATEQGEDDQLQIRSKEPLPATLEAGARVKLRGTQSYDGYYKVISVDGATFKVDASFTNNEAGFWEVVPEKQTGLVFDNMVVGTEKTADGKLLIRCPAHDLKAGDEVQISGTREYDGIFPIASIVADQNGFVLDAPYFTGEAGNLGKVVRRGLRMDGNDRIETPDLELAPPSPQRELGRTLSAWVRVDAAGNLEQSLIADSGELMKLGLGSDNKVKLVVRMSDGAVRTVTDPGAIAVNTWVHYAGTVDYTTAKGGATRIALCRGGVEVAQLAVGHAMPCHLGDQVLALDGTDDYVEVPAFASPTTALTVSTWARSETATWNAHGCVVSKRDAFILHPIAGTKQLQFYMNLAGVGWRVIDCTLDDIQSWHQYTGTFDGKMLRLYVDGVLATEAPAVGSIQADSGVLYLGYDDGAAGCLLNGQIAAVELWSRARTAAEIAEGVSKRLSGREAGLVGYWPLDNGTTQDLAPAKRHGTPKGNPAWKKAAYLHPQIVPPASPGAKLAKVMTFDGVDDYIDVASATPLFTGSFTVAGWLRVTGGSGTDRVALSCTGPGAHGIGIAATSANHWFFAAGQGSSFAIVNGPAAVEGAWVHIALTIGAGALNVYFNGALQGTAPCAYQPPSWLMRIGAGVVLGRPKNHWNGCIADLQIWSRARTQAEIQEDMKRRLSGREIGLVGYWPLDAGVDDLTQGKRHGSMNGNPALVSVGSAYTIGQGFSGEIADAQIWDFARAAADIQDTMHLVLTGKEQGLAAYYRMGAIVYEESPPIVPDFSHYGRNGVVFGDPYAGARRLTRATGSGMKAVKYSSEQLVAVSQRGMYEETFEFRVTSPDAAFDPSNADGTGLKLFAFSYWGKSSRGSDEVIAFPAGSAVESDFQSLGGGWYKAAARVVVPDGVSLMRAFEIADVRGKWGAEASAPAAEWTAIDIRKHRIRLISDVVTCDSYTDVTALSSLPAQAQVVQDNLTLFRRAESRLSRVELHIADLMARIDVAQNNQRYIAEKNALTASLPGLVSQKTAVQNERTAILNDRWSYWVKLLAKHSRMVVYDNGWCLAQASWTRAASQQWQFEPLGNGTYRVRNKAREMSKVLTVYNGEHMDLDSDAAASRAHLQEWQVLDAGGGYSSLRAAFNHRVWDVTGGYTSEDTRVGLWDSLGLDHQRFLIEKLDELHPSAKSAIDAKDAKIASLSAQITAGQQRLDWLNQVLAANESLASLQSQLTAAQTDLGKARLEIAATNTTFMSQLTQVGPATMPLVATDERNLETAGAVLDFAQPTGGVRLSESCDGNLLLTYFDTQGRMRATAYDAAADSRNAAFEQWIPDAVLATVDLRDSGDKVTLAQAVSLPVSGWTCEAWVQYPLATKVDGGMYGMSVVAAADGKPDAPMAVRKGSRLGLLVDGWFFDSGADLGRTLAAGWHHLAVATARSTATFYADGVKIGSRKTLQPALRFSGSADHIVVPAHASPTPTITVSVWARAATANWNGKGFLVSKRDGYVMHPITGTRKMVFNVCINPGGLLTGASWQPVEYTPADIQGWHLYTGTYDGSYIRLYIDGDLVAEKAVKGALQVASGPLYIAYDDYENAYLHGDIAEVSIWSSARPLGDVRDDLYRSFKGDEAGLVGYWRMEKVDDGGVVKVKDLTSNARHGLVKGAPVDATITSMREMSVKVLGNLSVGGSPIGRLSQVRLWNLGMTDAEVAVHARTSSSGSEPGLLAYWPLQEGTGGKAFDRSAGGQAHGTLVGAEWVASTANIGNLGGRVLVLPDRGNAYVQCPPVALAGKSFTFECWARRSGAGMGADHQIIAAMGTASNNGGLHVGYRSTNMLTMAFFGNDVDTAGVYTDTDWHHLAFTYDQPTKKQRIYVDGILAAERTAAADFAGAGNLEIGRGIGSVHYFPGEIAEVRIWDRARTPAELVANMRRRMTGAETGLLACYPMDEVNGDNKVRDRKSGLFQGQLHGSATLLLSTLLPMAGADSLVTAEYSSVEVSGEGKKQALMRRFYGLAAGSNVELLPEQRIEELILRWVGNTQINPTLLGYIEGAPPVPSENLTGATDEYEYYGATSVTLAQSDETTYAWQRSETQSSAFSVEGFVGTAWAEEAGLGIGFMSTVSEGEVGAVFDYAHEKSSGQDTSVSATSNLATSDSLALTGMFEDTPASPVLGKRWVPKNVGYALVLSGMADVFVTKLKRSGRMVSYDIRPVDGVPLDINTITFLVNPAYTMNGSLDGLVGSMPADPTFYPHVPEMRAQYGSLYPASYFRLKEAYALKDAIERADKERESFFYNFNANQLDQLDSFAGPGAPSMSTGSTPAGSSQADLDAMNEQNEQKKKEAQDEAAKRQAEINAKLNSLEGRVRAGAAFADWQLRMENIQRKAGKRNIVNTYVWDGDGGMRTEEQSFASTIEHSINTELSNSGGAGASTDVAFARFKFALSLVGSGGKVEGSSKTLSLGKSLELTVDLGGVDKRGITDLRDAPLFPGEKVDRYRFMSFYLEGSTEHFKDFFSYVVDPEWLMSNDEEARALRQARSAKPNKCWRVLHRVTYVERPALMALRRM; from the coding sequence GTGAAGCTCTCTGGCCAGAAGGTCAATCACATCAATGCGCTTACCCATGATGGCAAGGTCGTGTGCTTCGGCACCGACGTCGACGGCGTCCTCTGGTACACCGTCAAGCGCAGCGGCTTCGAGGACACCGCCATCCAGGAGGGCGCGGATCCGTTCGGCTTCGAAGCGTGGAAGAAGGTCCGGCTGGGCGAGTCGTTCGCCGACCTGTCGGTCATCGCCGCGGAGAAAAGCACGCTCGCCGACGCCAGCGGCAAGGTGCTGGTGAAGACCGTCTACGGCGACTCGGCGGAGGCCACGAAGAGCGCCGACGCGCCGGTGCAGCTCGTCTCGGCCATGGATCACCTGTACCTGTTCCGGCAGTCGCCGAGCGGCAAGATCCTCGTGAATCGCTTCGTGCTCGACGGTATGACCAATGAGCTCGTGCCCAAGCTCGAGGTGCGGTTCCGGCGCAGCAGGCAGCGGCTCGAACCGCAGGAGTCCACCACGTCAAAAAACGGCTTCGGCGCTGATAACCTCGACTACCGCGACATCGACGGCAAGAGCTTCTATGAGGGGGCCATCGAGCTCGGCTTCGCAGGCGCCGTGGCGAATGGGTGGTTCTCGCCCATCTTCGTGCCGACGGCCCAAAACGATCGGAACAGGTGGCACCTCTTCGTGGTCGACGCCGCGACGGCCAAGCTGGTGCTCTACACCGTCGGATCCGGCGCGGACGGGCTGTTCGACGTCAAAGATTACCTCTATGGCCAGAGCGATCCGGAGGACCCGGAGCGCACCCTCTACCGCGCGATCCCGGGCATCATCCGCCGCACGATCGACCTCACGGGGCTGACCATCGCGGGCGGCCCGGCGGCGACGACGTACGATCTCCAGAAGGAGCAGATGACCGACGCGGGGCCGCAGCTCATCCGCGACGCCATGCGGGTGATGCTCGCCGTCCCGGTCAAGGCCATCGGCAGCGACGTCGTGAGGACAGCGGCGCTCTCCTTCGCGATCGCCGCCGACGGCACGCTCTCCCAGATCGATCCCACGCCGGACCAGAGCACGGTGCTGCGCAGCGACACTCGCGAGGTCGTCACGCCGCTCACGCTGCTCGATGACATCAAGGAGATCGCGAGCGCGTCGCCGCCACCGGTGGGGACCGTCGTCGCCACCGAGCAGGGCGAGGACGACCAGCTCCAGATCCGGTCCAAGGAGCCGCTGCCGGCGACCCTCGAGGCCGGCGCCAGGGTGAAGCTCCGCGGAACGCAGAGCTACGACGGGTATTACAAGGTGATCAGCGTCGACGGTGCGACCTTCAAGGTCGACGCGAGCTTCACGAACAACGAGGCCGGCTTCTGGGAAGTCGTGCCGGAGAAGCAGACCGGGCTCGTGTTCGACAACATGGTCGTGGGCACCGAGAAGACCGCGGACGGCAAGCTCTTGATCCGTTGCCCGGCGCACGATCTCAAGGCCGGCGACGAGGTGCAGATCTCCGGCACCCGCGAGTACGACGGGATCTTCCCCATCGCCTCGATCGTGGCCGACCAGAACGGCTTCGTGCTCGACGCGCCGTACTTCACGGGCGAGGCGGGGAACCTGGGCAAGGTGGTGCGCAGGGGGCTCCGGATGGACGGCAACGATCGCATCGAGACGCCGGACCTCGAGCTCGCGCCGCCGAGCCCGCAGCGGGAGCTCGGCCGCACGCTCTCGGCTTGGGTGCGGGTGGACGCCGCTGGCAACCTGGAGCAGAGCCTGATCGCGGACAGCGGCGAGCTGATGAAGCTCGGGCTGGGCAGCGACAACAAGGTGAAGCTCGTCGTGCGGATGAGCGACGGCGCGGTGCGGACGGTCACCGATCCCGGCGCGATTGCCGTGAACACATGGGTGCATTACGCGGGGACGGTCGACTACACCACGGCAAAAGGCGGCGCGACGCGGATCGCGCTCTGCCGCGGCGGCGTCGAGGTCGCGCAGCTCGCCGTCGGGCACGCGATGCCCTGCCACCTGGGCGACCAGGTGCTCGCGCTCGACGGCACGGACGATTACGTGGAGGTGCCGGCCTTCGCGAGCCCGACGACGGCCCTCACCGTGTCGACGTGGGCGCGCAGCGAGACCGCCACCTGGAACGCCCACGGCTGCGTCGTATCCAAGCGGGACGCGTTCATCCTGCACCCCATCGCGGGGACCAAGCAGCTCCAGTTCTACATGAATCTGGCCGGCGTCGGCTGGAGAGTGATCGACTGCACGCTGGACGATATCCAGTCCTGGCACCAGTACACGGGCACGTTCGACGGTAAGATGCTCCGGCTCTACGTTGACGGGGTCCTGGCCACGGAGGCTCCGGCCGTCGGCTCGATCCAGGCGGACTCAGGGGTCCTGTATCTCGGTTACGACGACGGCGCGGCGGGCTGCCTGCTCAACGGGCAGATCGCGGCCGTGGAGCTGTGGAGCCGGGCACGCACGGCCGCCGAGATCGCGGAGGGCGTCTCGAAACGGCTCTCCGGGCGCGAGGCGGGGCTCGTGGGGTACTGGCCGCTCGACAATGGCACGACCCAGGACCTCGCACCGGCGAAGCGGCATGGGACGCCCAAGGGGAACCCCGCGTGGAAGAAGGCGGCCTATCTGCATCCGCAGATCGTCCCCCCGGCGTCTCCGGGCGCGAAGCTCGCCAAGGTCATGACGTTCGATGGCGTGGATGATTACATCGACGTGGCCAGCGCCACGCCGCTCTTCACCGGCAGCTTCACCGTGGCCGGGTGGCTCCGGGTGACCGGCGGCAGCGGCACCGACCGCGTGGCCCTCTCGTGCACCGGCCCCGGCGCTCACGGTATCGGGATCGCCGCCACGTCGGCCAACCATTGGTTCTTCGCCGCGGGGCAAGGGAGCTCGTTCGCCATCGTGAACGGGCCGGCCGCGGTGGAAGGGGCCTGGGTGCACATCGCCCTCACAATCGGCGCCGGCGCTCTGAACGTCTATTTCAACGGGGCCCTCCAGGGGACCGCCCCGTGCGCGTACCAACCGCCGAGCTGGCTCATGCGCATCGGCGCGGGCGTGGTCCTGGGGAGGCCGAAAAACCACTGGAACGGCTGCATCGCGGACCTGCAGATCTGGAGCCGCGCGCGCACCCAGGCCGAGATCCAGGAGGACATGAAGCGCAGGCTCAGCGGCCGCGAGATCGGCCTCGTCGGCTACTGGCCGCTCGACGCTGGCGTCGACGATCTCACGCAGGGCAAGCGGCACGGGTCGATGAATGGCAACCCCGCGCTGGTGAGCGTCGGCTCGGCGTACACCATCGGCCAGGGCTTCTCCGGCGAGATCGCGGACGCGCAGATCTGGGATTTCGCGCGGGCCGCGGCGGACATCCAGGACACGATGCACCTCGTGCTCACGGGCAAGGAGCAAGGGCTCGCGGCCTACTATCGAATGGGCGCGATCGTGTACGAGGAGAGCCCGCCGATCGTGCCGGACTTCTCGCACTACGGCCGGAACGGCGTGGTGTTCGGCGACCCCTACGCGGGCGCGCGCCGCCTCACGCGCGCGACCGGGTCGGGCATGAAGGCCGTGAAGTACAGCAGCGAACAGCTCGTGGCGGTCAGCCAGCGCGGCATGTACGAGGAGACCTTCGAGTTCCGCGTCACCTCGCCCGACGCCGCCTTCGATCCGAGCAACGCGGACGGCACGGGGCTCAAGCTCTTCGCCTTCTCGTACTGGGGTAAGTCAAGCCGCGGCAGCGACGAGGTCATCGCCTTCCCTGCCGGGAGCGCCGTGGAGAGCGACTTCCAGAGCCTCGGGGGCGGCTGGTACAAGGCGGCCGCGAGGGTGGTCGTGCCCGACGGCGTGAGCCTCATGCGCGCGTTCGAGATCGCGGACGTGCGCGGCAAGTGGGGCGCCGAGGCCTCGGCGCCCGCGGCCGAGTGGACGGCGATCGACATCCGCAAGCACCGCATCCGCCTCATCTCGGACGTCGTGACGTGCGACAGCTACACGGACGTAACGGCGCTCTCGTCGCTCCCCGCACAGGCGCAGGTGGTGCAGGACAACCTGACGCTGTTCCGCAGGGCGGAGTCCAGGCTGTCCCGCGTCGAGCTGCATATCGCGGACCTCATGGCGCGGATCGACGTGGCGCAGAACAACCAGCGCTACATCGCCGAGAAGAACGCGCTCACGGCCAGCCTGCCCGGCCTCGTGTCGCAGAAGACCGCAGTGCAGAACGAGCGCACCGCGATCCTGAACGACCGCTGGAGCTACTGGGTGAAGCTGCTCGCGAAGCACAGCAGGATGGTTGTCTACGATAACGGATGGTGCCTGGCTCAGGCCTCGTGGACGCGGGCAGCGAGCCAGCAATGGCAGTTCGAGCCGCTGGGGAATGGGACCTACCGGGTCCGCAACAAGGCTCGTGAGATGTCGAAGGTCCTGACCGTCTATAACGGCGAGCACATGGATCTCGACAGTGATGCGGCGGCCAGCAGGGCCCATCTGCAGGAGTGGCAAGTCCTGGACGCGGGCGGCGGCTACAGCTCGCTTCGGGCCGCCTTCAATCACAGGGTCTGGGACGTGACGGGCGGATACACGTCGGAGGACACCCGGGTCGGGCTCTGGGATTCGCTGGGGCTCGATCACCAGCGGTTCCTCATCGAAAAGCTTGACGAGCTGCACCCTTCAGCGAAGAGCGCCATCGATGCCAAGGACGCGAAGATCGCGTCGCTCAGCGCGCAGATCACGGCGGGCCAGCAGCGCCTGGACTGGCTGAACCAGGTGCTCGCCGCCAACGAGAGCCTCGCCTCGCTCCAGAGCCAGCTCACGGCCGCGCAGACCGACCTCGGCAAGGCGCGCCTGGAGATCGCGGCGACGAACACCACCTTCATGAGCCAGCTCACCCAGGTCGGGCCGGCGACCATGCCGCTCGTCGCGACCGACGAGCGGAATCTCGAGACGGCCGGAGCAGTGCTCGATTTTGCCCAGCCTACCGGTGGGGTCCGGCTCTCGGAGAGCTGCGACGGCAACCTGCTGCTCACCTACTTCGACACGCAGGGCCGGATGCGCGCCACCGCCTATGACGCGGCGGCGGACAGCCGCAACGCGGCGTTCGAGCAATGGATCCCCGACGCCGTGCTCGCCACCGTCGACCTCCGCGACAGCGGTGACAAGGTGACGCTGGCTCAGGCCGTGAGCCTGCCCGTGAGCGGGTGGACGTGCGAGGCCTGGGTGCAGTACCCGCTGGCCACGAAGGTCGACGGGGGGATGTACGGCATGAGCGTGGTCGCCGCGGCCGACGGCAAGCCCGACGCGCCCATGGCGGTGCGAAAGGGGAGCCGGCTCGGTCTCCTCGTCGACGGCTGGTTCTTCGACAGTGGCGCCGACCTCGGGCGAACGCTCGCGGCGGGGTGGCACCACCTCGCGGTGGCGACGGCCCGGAGCACGGCCACGTTCTACGCCGACGGCGTGAAGATCGGCAGCCGCAAGACCCTGCAGCCCGCGCTGCGCTTCAGCGGCTCGGCCGATCACATCGTGGTGCCGGCGCACGCGAGCCCCACACCGACCATCACGGTGTCGGTCTGGGCGCGCGCCGCGACCGCGAACTGGAACGGCAAGGGCTTCCTGGTGAGCAAGCGGGACGGCTACGTCATGCACCCCATCACCGGGACCCGGAAGATGGTGTTCAATGTCTGCATCAACCCGGGGGGCTTGCTCACCGGTGCGAGCTGGCAGCCGGTCGAATACACGCCGGCCGACATCCAGGGATGGCACCTGTACACCGGTACGTACGACGGCAGCTACATCCGCCTCTACATCGACGGGGATCTCGTCGCCGAGAAAGCGGTCAAGGGGGCCCTCCAGGTCGCGTCGGGCCCGCTGTACATCGCCTACGACGATTACGAAAACGCCTACCTGCACGGCGACATCGCGGAGGTCTCCATCTGGAGTTCGGCGAGACCCCTGGGCGACGTCCGTGACGACCTCTACCGCTCCTTCAAGGGCGACGAGGCGGGCCTCGTCGGCTACTGGCGCATGGAGAAGGTCGACGACGGCGGTGTGGTCAAGGTCAAGGACCTCACGTCGAACGCGCGCCACGGCCTCGTGAAGGGGGCGCCGGTGGACGCGACCATCACGAGCATGCGCGAGATGTCCGTCAAGGTTCTGGGCAATCTCTCCGTGGGAGGCAGCCCCATCGGGCGGCTCAGCCAGGTGCGGCTGTGGAACCTGGGCATGACGGACGCCGAGGTCGCGGTGCACGCCCGCACGTCGAGCTCGGGGAGCGAGCCGGGTCTCCTCGCATACTGGCCGCTCCAGGAGGGCACCGGCGGGAAGGCGTTCGATCGCTCGGCCGGTGGCCAGGCGCACGGCACGCTGGTCGGGGCGGAGTGGGTGGCCTCCACGGCGAACATCGGCAACCTGGGGGGCCGGGTGCTGGTGCTGCCTGACCGGGGGAACGCTTACGTGCAGTGCCCGCCCGTCGCGCTCGCCGGCAAGAGCTTCACCTTCGAATGCTGGGCGCGGCGCAGCGGCGCGGGCATGGGCGCCGATCACCAGATCATCGCGGCGATGGGTACCGCCAGCAACAACGGCGGGCTCCACGTCGGGTACCGGAGCACCAACATGCTCACGATGGCGTTCTTCGGCAATGATGTGGACACGGCGGGGGTGTACACCGATACGGACTGGCACCACCTCGCCTTCACCTACGATCAACCCACGAAGAAGCAGCGGATCTACGTCGACGGGATATTGGCCGCGGAGAGGACGGCGGCGGCCGACTTCGCCGGGGCCGGCAACCTCGAGATCGGCAGGGGCATTGGCAGCGTCCACTACTTCCCGGGGGAGATCGCCGAAGTCAGGATCTGGGACCGCGCGCGCACGCCAGCCGAGCTCGTGGCGAACATGCGACGCCGCATGACGGGCGCCGAGACGGGCCTGCTCGCGTGTTATCCAATGGACGAGGTGAACGGGGACAACAAGGTCCGCGACCGGAAGTCGGGCTTGTTCCAGGGCCAGCTGCACGGGAGCGCGACGCTGCTCCTGTCCACCTTGCTGCCCATGGCCGGCGCCGACAGCCTGGTCACCGCCGAGTACAGCTCGGTGGAGGTGAGCGGCGAAGGGAAGAAGCAGGCGCTCATGCGGCGGTTCTACGGGCTCGCGGCCGGAAGCAACGTCGAGCTCTTGCCCGAGCAGCGGATCGAGGAGCTGATCTTGCGATGGGTCGGCAACACCCAGATCAACCCGACGCTGCTGGGGTACATCGAGGGCGCGCCGCCGGTCCCGTCGGAGAACCTGACGGGGGCGACCGACGAGTACGAGTACTACGGGGCCACGAGCGTGACGCTCGCGCAGTCCGACGAGACGACCTACGCCTGGCAGCGGAGCGAGACCCAGAGCTCCGCGTTCAGCGTCGAGGGCTTCGTCGGGACGGCGTGGGCCGAGGAGGCGGGCCTGGGCATCGGGTTCATGTCCACGGTCTCAGAGGGCGAGGTGGGCGCGGTCTTCGACTACGCACACGAAAAATCCAGCGGTCAGGACACCTCGGTCAGCGCGACGTCCAACCTCGCGACGAGCGACAGCCTGGCCCTCACGGGGATGTTCGAGGACACGCCCGCCTCCCCCGTGCTCGGCAAGCGCTGGGTCCCCAAGAACGTCGGGTATGCGCTCGTGCTCTCCGGCATGGCTGACGTCTTCGTCACGAAGCTCAAGCGGAGCGGCCGAATGGTGAGCTACGACATCCGGCCGGTCGACGGGGTGCCGCTCGATATCAATACGATCACGTTCCTGGTGAACCCCGCGTACACGATGAACGGGAGCCTGGACGGCCTGGTCGGATCGATGCCCGCCGATCCGACGTTCTACCCGCACGTGCCCGAGATGCGGGCGCAGTACGGCTCGCTGTATCCGGCCAGCTACTTCCGGCTCAAGGAGGCGTACGCGCTCAAGGACGCCATCGAGCGGGCGGACAAGGAGCGCGAGAGCTTCTTCTACAACTTCAATGCGAATCAGCTCGACCAGCTCGACTCATTCGCCGGGCCAGGCGCCCCGAGCATGTCCACGGGGAGCACCCCGGCGGGGTCCAGCCAGGCCGATCTGGACGCGATGAACGAGCAGAACGAGCAGAAGAAGAAGGAGGCGCAGGACGAGGCCGCGAAGCGCCAGGCGGAGATCAACGCAAAGCTCAACAGCCTGGAGGGGCGCGTGCGCGCGGGCGCCGCCTTCGCCGACTGGCAGCTCCGCATGGAGAACATCCAGAGGAAGGCGGGCAAGCGTAACATCGTCAATACGTACGTGTGGGACGGCGACGGAGGGATGCGCACGGAGGAGCAGAGCTTCGCCAGCACGATCGAGCACTCGATCAACACGGAGCTGAGCAATAGCGGCGGGGCCGGCGCCTCCACGGACGTGGCGTTCGCCCGTTTCAAGTTCGCGTTGTCACTCGTGGGCTCGGGCGGCAAGGTCGAGGGGAGCAGCAAGACACTGAGCCTCGGCAAGAGCCTCGAGCTCACCGTGGACCTGGGCGGCGTCGACAAGAGGGGCATCACCGATCTGCGCGACGCCCCGCTCTTCCCGGGCGAGAAGGTGGATCGTTATCGATTCATGAGCTTTTATCTCGAGGGGAGCACGGAGCACTTCAAGGACTTCTTCAGCTACGTGGTCGATCCGGAGTGGCTCATGAGCAATGACGAGGAGGCCCGCGCGCTGCGGCAGGCGCGCTCTGCGAAGCCGAACAAGTGCTGGCGGGTGCTGCACCGGGTGACCTATGTGGAGCGGCCGGCGCTGATGGCTCTGCGGAGGATGTAG
- a CDS encoding LysR family transcriptional regulator, whose amino-acid sequence MEFRQLQLFVAVAEEPHFGRAAARVGMAQPPSSQQSRRLETELGVELLTRTSRRVALTSAGSRLMEDARELLAKRKDVITAVQRAARGESGTLRISFGAPPSVGRAEATRGEPGARGSGECGSEEGADAASGWGRAAAPDIRAGRALPASGVEAGGGCWRR is encoded by the coding sequence ATGGAGTTTCGCCAGCTCCAACTCTTCGTCGCAGTGGCGGAAGAGCCGCACTTCGGCCGGGCCGCCGCTCGGGTGGGGATGGCTCAGCCCCCCTCCAGCCAGCAGAGCCGCAGGCTCGAGACCGAGCTTGGGGTTGAGCTGCTCACCCGGACCAGCCGGCGCGTGGCCCTGACCTCGGCGGGGAGTCGGCTCATGGAGGACGCCCGGGAGCTTCTGGCGAAACGCAAGGACGTGATCACCGCCGTTCAGCGAGCGGCTCGCGGGGAGAGCGGAACACTGAGGATCAGCTTCGGTGCTCCCCCAAGCGTGGGCAGGGCCGAAGCCACAAGAGGCGAGCCTGGCGCCAGAGGCAGCGGCGAATGCGGAAGCGAAGAAGGAGCGGACGCCGCGAGTGGATGGGGCCGGGCTGCTGCACCGGACATTCGCGCTGGACGGGCTTTACCTGCGTCAGGTGTGGAGGCAGGCGGCGGGTGCTGGCGTAGGTGA
- a CDS encoding SPW repeat domain-containing protein → MWARASIIVLGIWLVFAPLVLGYDVPAARSNDIIVGLFLATFALVGVTVGRMRFLGVLALWLIVAPFALGYGNELAPVLNDVLAGIVALGLSLVPLHRRERGTALLREPARTEGR, encoded by the coding sequence ATGTGGGCTCGCGCGTCGATCATCGTTCTGGGCATCTGGCTCGTCTTCGCTCCCCTCGTTCTCGGGTATGACGTGCCGGCGGCCCGGTCCAACGACATCATTGTGGGCCTCTTCCTGGCCACGTTCGCCCTTGTCGGCGTCACCGTTGGCAGGATGCGCTTCCTCGGGGTGCTCGCCCTCTGGCTCATCGTGGCGCCCTTCGCCCTCGGGTACGGGAACGAGCTCGCCCCCGTTCTCAATGACGTCCTCGCGGGCATCGTCGCGCTCGGCCTGTCACTCGTGCCCTTGCACCGGCGCGAGCGGGGGACCGCGCTCCTGCGGGAACCCGCGCGCACCGAGGGGAGGTGA
- a CDS encoding CorA family divalent cation transporter: MDIRFLSPTAIEPHSVDELAALLGREDGLVWVDIPAWDAEAERVLSDVFKLHPLAVRDCGERNPVPKVHVYADHVFVILHAPELGARGHVHYVELDQFIGRNYLVTVHGPLNPAVSPDAAMVEVRAVQGRIESGVYGQMATIAVFQAAGQSYVEDIVDQFDRLRAMADAQKDYLQGTIEFYQARTNTKMTIAAERLAVIAAVTLPITALSSILGMNVIVSESTHFGFLLLALLVMLVMSSALLVWARRKGWW; encoded by the coding sequence TTGGACATCAGGTTTCTGTCTCCCACAGCCATCGAGCCGCACTCGGTCGACGAGCTTGCCGCTCTGCTTGGGCGCGAGGACGGGTTGGTCTGGGTGGACATTCCTGCCTGGGATGCCGAGGCGGAGCGAGTCCTGTCGGATGTGTTCAAGCTCCATCCGTTGGCCGTCCGTGACTGCGGGGAGCGCAACCCGGTTCCCAAGGTGCACGTGTATGCCGACCACGTGTTCGTCATCCTGCATGCTCCAGAGTTGGGAGCGAGGGGGCATGTGCACTACGTCGAGCTCGACCAGTTCATCGGCCGCAACTATCTCGTCACCGTCCACGGTCCGCTGAACCCGGCGGTCAGCCCCGACGCCGCCATGGTCGAAGTCCGGGCCGTACAGGGGCGCATCGAATCGGGAGTGTATGGCCAGATGGCTACCATCGCTGTCTTCCAGGCCGCGGGCCAGTCGTATGTCGAGGACATCGTCGATCAGTTCGATCGCCTGCGCGCCATGGCCGACGCGCAGAAGGATTACCTGCAGGGAACCATCGAGTTCTACCAGGCACGCACCAACACCAAGATGACCATCGCCGCCGAACGGCTGGCCGTCATCGCCGCGGTCACCCTGCCGATCACGGCCCTGTCGTCGATCCTCGGGATGAACGTCATCGTCAGCGAGAGCACCCACTTCGGGTTCCTGCTGCTGGCTCTGTTGGTCATGCTTGTGATGTCCTCCGCCCTGCTCGTTTGGGCCAGGCGCAAAGGATGGTGGTAG